The Antennarius striatus isolate MH-2024 chromosome 11, ASM4005453v1, whole genome shotgun sequence genome window below encodes:
- the washc2c gene encoding WASH complex subunit 2 isoform X2: protein MSRLPDGIANGPSTGERLEKDAQIWERAWTVEEMRQNSHNWSLAADSGLFLFLQDFSQRMLSKTHEIEKQLDSLIRDTKATDSCLQSVFNDFLMLSNTQFIENRVYDEEVEETIPKADALERQTEQEKTREQKEAELIPKMQEAVKYGLNVLDSAFEHLDIKAGNSDSEDEEVTGRVEAILEPTDLYVDRPLPYLIGSKAFMEQDDVGLGDLSSDEMSVDNDRDSVIESEDGKDADHSDAELIQEEEEDLNHIKKKSSILSYEEDEDEDEDSDIFGESDEDDTNNTGPSSFAAELAARIKGEPVNKPEGDRESLTSKKKTKGRKVSKPAKPQAEEDDDDIFKPPKMDDDVDDDNDISPFGGKSGLFSGGRGLFDDDDEGDLFSEAPKSFVSEEQKVDTESLKNKTQTAESDKPGKKIPAGGIAIFPDNLFNSGNDSDSTESKDNRTPAAPRHVPLGVGIGASGLFDEDEDDDFFSNTNLKTSDSLGQEKHKPKTLDLFDKDGEDGDLFGNKFSSTAYSQKDTVEEDSKHPEKKMPAGAISMFGPGTKHLLSEGLKKHHLSTSKEAEKSEESDSAPDAGKAAVKQTPISQTSGLFSDDEDTPGFLTIPKSQSKPEATSLGKPSKAPVSLFDDEEEEDLFVSAAKSKPKHSQVKASTPQPSKTFSTSLFSDDEDQWSFTSSAGKPEVKAGGMKPSASAPSSLPSAETSQRSLFDDNDVDDLFAPTNESSQKKPQRASLLFEDEDDEGKGTLFGVKPAVNTNPSAPPTKRPAAAPEPSTLLEKSEEPLDVGTEAEDMPSELEKPAAKSSEPPSSSPSPESSKSKKKPPGAVSLFGGIDVFATKQTKSLLDEVGDDDGVLSKDNPPQNVKKEDKARTNTVSLFDDEEGDETDWNEPMFTPNKPTARKILKSAEDQAKSTRVFQDEELLFSQTQQKDNDPDVDLFATSGKAASSKLSSVKPAAQSLFADDDDDDLFSSVKPQVPPLKITEKPSKPKGKVPVASPESVAEIQANLMINPAALLPGAVPSLPGAASGLPRTAPSSSSGVSSLSPSPATTPIGAPADHEGVSFDTPVQVTTLQSTQKTRAKVSAQRRPQSRAARQQAAQRSSMGKDVLDGDHPRPNPSLPGLDLHLPDKPHMADASPTILNSATSTASPTSPPPQPSFSEVIPRPSVLTLPESTNPGKKDSSKDSSNADEDDLFSSGSLFGDITVKNTPSPRQTTNVKQPQAGRDVGAVKEKNSSSSIFDDHSDLFQKVKPRASTKKSKNSPFLEEDDDDDDVDLFGVSNSSTPNSTNSKEFKNSSSFSNQDIFQDEIATVPKVNKKHKEKTLDSSLFDDNIDIFADLTDTFKPKQKSKTKGQTKSIFDDDMDDIFSSSTLKPVTKTPQKPAKMPPSQEASTAADTSNIFDDPLNALGGN from the exons ATGAGCAGGCTGCCAGATGGAATAGCAAACGGCCCAAGCACGGGTGAAAGATTAGAGAAAGATGCTCAGATTTGGGAGCGAGCCTGGACGGTTGAAGAGATGCGACAGAATAGCCACAACTGGTCCTTGGCTGCAGATTCAGGG ctcttcctcttcctccaggacTTCTCCCAGAGAATGCTGTCAAAGACCCATGAGATTGAAAAGCAGCTGGACAGTCTGATCCGTGACACCAAGGCCACTGACAGCTGCTTGCAGTCTGTCTTTAATGACTTTCTCATGCTTTCCAACACACAGTTTATAGAAAAT AGAGTGTATGATGAAGAGGTAGAAGAAACTATACCTAAAGCAGATGCATTAGAGAGGCAGACTGAACAG GAAAAGACTCGAGAGCAGAAAGAGGCAGAACTGATCCCTAAGATGCAGGAAGCCGTGAAATACGGCCTGAATGTGCTGGATTCAGCTTTTGAACATCTGGATATCAAAGCAGGAAATTCTGACTCAGAAGATGAGGAAGTCACTGGTAGAGTTGAAGCCATTCTGGAGCCCACG GACCTTTATGTGGACAGGCCACTTCCATATCTGATTGGTTCCAAGGCTTTCATGGAACAAGATGATGTTGGACTGGGTGATCTCTCAAGTGATG AAATGTCAGTTGACAATGACAGAGACAGTGTTATTGAGAGCGAAGACGGAAAAGATGCAGAT CATTCAGATGCCGAATTaattcaggaggaagaggaagacctTAATCATATTAAGAAG AAGTCATCCATCTTGAGTTAcgaagaagatgaagacgaggatgaagaTTCTGACATATTCGGGGAATCGGATGAGGATGACACAAAC AACACAGGCCCGTCATCTTTTGCTGCTGAACTTGCAGCCCGAATCAAAGGGGAACCGGTCAACAAACCAGAGGGAGATCGCGAAT CATTGACCtctaagaagaaaacaaaaggcaGGAAAGTGTCAAAGCCTGCAAAGCCGCAGG CTGAAGAGGATGACGATGACATTTTTAAACCACCAAAAatggatgatgatgttgatgatgataatgatatttCCCCATTTGGAGGGAAAAGTGGCCTTTTCAGTGGAGGGAGAGGCctgtttgatgatgatgatgag GGTGATCTTTTCTCTGAGGCACCAAAGTCTTTTGTGTCCGAGGAGCAAAAGGTGGACACTGAGagcttaaaaaacaaaactcaaactgCAG AATCTGACAAACCAGGAAAGAAGATTCCAGCTGGAGGCATAGCAATATTCCCAG ATAACCTGTTCAATTCTGGGAATGACTCCGATTCAACGGAGAGCAAAGATAACAGAACCCCAGCTGCCCCCAGACATGTTCCTTTGGGAGTTGGCATTGGTGCCAGTGGGCTGtttgatgaggatgaggatgatgactTTTTCTCTAATACAAATCTCAAAACATCTGATTCTT tgggACAGGAGAAACACAAACCTAAAACTCTTGACCTTTTCGACAAAGACGGTGAAGATGGTGATCTGTTTGGTAACAAGTTCAGCTCAACAGCTTATAGCCAGAAGGACACAGTGGAAGAAGATTCTAAGCATCCTgagaaaaag ATGCCAGCAGGAGCGATCTCTATGTTTGGTCCTGGAACTAAACACTTGCTCAGTGAGGGCCTGAAAAAACATCATTTGTCCACCAGCAAGGAGGCTGAGAAATCTGAGGAG AGTGATTCTGCTCCAGATGCAGGAAAGGCTGCAGTCAAGCAGACTCCGATATCCCAGACCAGTGGCCTCTTCTCCGATGATGAAGATACGCCC GGATTTCTAACCATCCCAAAGAGTCAGTCAAAACCTGAAGCTACAAGCCTGGGCAAACCCAGCAAGGCTCCTGTGTCCTTAtttgatgatgaggaagaagag GACCTGTTCGTGTCTGCAGCAAAATCTAAACCCAAACATAGCCAAGTAAAGGCCTCCACACCTCAACCCAGTaagaccttctccacctccctctTCAGTGACGACGAG GACCAGTGGAGTTTTACAAGCAGTGCAGGAAAGCCAGAGGTCAAGGCTGGAGGGATGAAGCCTAGTGCCAGTGCTCCTTCCAGTCTCCCCAGTGCCGAAACATCTCAGAGAAGCTTAtttgatgataatgatgttgACGACCTGTTTGCTCCGACAAACGAATCAAG TCAGAAAAAACCCCAGAGAGCTTCTCTCCTgtttgaagatgaggatgatgaagggaAAGGAACCCTCTTTGGCGTCAAACCTGCTGTCAACACAAACCCGTCAGCCCCACCTACTAAA AGACCTGCTGCAGCCCCTGAGCCATCCACTCTGTTAGAGAAATCAGAGGAGCCTTTAGATGTGGGGACAGAAGCGGAGGACATGCCATCAGAGCTGGAGAAGCCAGCAGCAAAGAGCTCCGAGCCACCCTCCTCATCGCCATCACCAGAGAGCAGCAAAAGTAAGAAAAAGCCTCCTGGAGCAGTCAGTCTTTTCGGAGGCATCGATGTTTTTGCTACCAAACAGACAAAGAGTTTGTTGGATGAAGTTGGCGATGATGACGGCGTCCTATCCAAGGACAACCCACCGCAGAATGTTAAGAAGGAAGACAAAGCAAGAACAAACACAGTTAGTTTATTTGATGACGAGGAGGGAGACGAGACCGATTGGAATGAACCCATGTTCACACCAAACAAACCCACAGCCAGAAAAATACTAAAG TCTGCAGAGGATCAAGCAAAGAGCACACGAGTGTTCCAGGATGAAGAGCTGCTGTTTAGTCAGACACAGCAGAAGGACAATGACCCAGATGTTGACCTCTTTGCCACTTCAGGGAAAGCTGCC AGCTCCAAGCTCAGCTCAGTGAAGCCAGCAGCACAAAGTCTGTTTGCAgacgacgatgacgatgacCTGTTCAGCTCCGTTAAGCCACAAGTTCCCCCTCTG AAAATAACAGAGAAGCCCAGTAAACCTAAGGGCAAAGTACCAGTAGCAAGTCCAGAATCTGTAGCGGAGATCCAG GCCAACCTGATGATCAACCCTGCTGCTTTGCTCCCTGGTGCCGTCCCCAGTCTGCCAGGGGCTGCAAGCGGACTCCCCAGAACAGCCCCTAGTTCCTCCTCTGGGGTGTCCAGCTTGAGCCCCAGCCCTGCCACAACTCCAATAGGAGCCCCGGCAGACCATGAAGGAGTGAGTTTTGACACCCCCGTCCAGGTCACAACACTGCAGAGCACCCAGAAG ACTCGTGCCAAAGTTTCTGCACAACGGAGACCCCAGTCCAGAGCAGCCAGGCAGCAAGCAGCCCAAAGATCATCAATGGGTAAAGATGTGCTGGATGGAGATCATCCCAGGCCAAACCCCAGTCTGCCTGGTTTAGACTTACATTTACCAGACAAGCCTCACATGGCAGATGCCAGTCCAACAATACTTAACTCAGCTACATCCACAGCCTCGCCTACTTCCCCACCTCCTCAGCCGTCTTTCTCTGAAGTAATCCCCAGGCCCTCTGTGCTGACACTACCAGAATCAACAAACCCTGGAAAGAAAGACTCTAGTAAAGACAGCAGCAATGCTGATGAGGATGACCTTTTTAGCTCCGGCAGTCTATTTGGGGACATCACTGTCAAAAACACACCCTCCCCGAGACAAACTACTAATGTAAAACAACCTCAGGCCGGTAGGGATGTGGgagcagtgaaagaaaaaaattcatccTCCTCCATTTTTGATGACCACAGTGACCTTTTCCAAAAGGTCAAGCCAAGGGCATCCACTAAGAAATCTAAGAACTCACCATTTttggaagaagatgatgatgatgatgatgtggacCTCTTTGGAGTGAGCAACAGTTCCACCCCCAACTCCACAAAcagcaaagaatttaaaaacagCTCTAGTTTTTCAAACCAGGACATCTTTCAg GATGAAATAGCCACTGTGCCTAAAGTTAACAAGAAGCACAAAGAGAAGACCCTTGATTCCAGCTTGTTTGATGACAACATAGACATTTTTGCTGACCTGACAGACACGTTTAAACCAAAACAGAAGTCAAAGACAAAGGGACAGACTAAGTCGAtatttgatgatgacatgg ATGACATCTTCTCATCAAGCACATTAAAACCAGTAACAAAGACTCCCCAAAAACCAGCGAAAATGCCTCCGTCTCAAGAAGCCTCGACAGCAGCAGATACAAGCAACATATTTGATGATCCTCTTAATGCTCTTGGTGGGAACTGA
- the washc2c gene encoding WASH complex subunit 2 isoform X1 produces MSRLPDGIANGPSTGERLEKDAQIWERAWTVEEMRQNSHNWSLAADSGLFLFLQDFSQRMLSKTHEIEKQLDSLIRDTKATDSCLQSVFNDFLMLSNTQFIENRVYDEEVEETIPKADALERQTEQEKTREQKEAELIPKMQEAVKYGLNVLDSAFEHLDIKAGNSDSEDEEVTGRVEAILEPTDLYVDRPLPYLIGSKAFMEQDDVGLGDLSSDEMSVDNDRDSVIESEDGKDADHSDAELIQEEEEDLNHIKKKSSILSYEEDEDEDEDSDIFGESDEDDTNNTGPSSFAAELAARIKGEPVNKPEGDRESLTSKKKTKGRKVSKPAKPQAEEDDDDIFKPPKMDDDVDDDNDISPFGGKSGLFSGGRGLFDDDDEGDLFSEAPKSFVSEEQKVDTESLKNKTQTAESDKPGKKIPAGGIAIFPDNLFNSGNDSDSTESKDNRTPAAPRHVPLGVGIGASGLFDEDEDDDFFSNTNLKTSDSLGQEKHKPKTLDLFDKDGEDGDLFGNKFSSTAYSQKDTVEEDSKHPEKKMPAGAISMFGPGTKHLLSEGLKKHHLSTSKEAEKSEESDSAPDAGKAAVKQTPISQTSGLFSDDEDTPGFLTIPKSQSKPEATSLGKPSKAPVSLFDDEEEEDLFVSAAKSKPKHSQVKASTPQPSKTFSTSLFSDDEDQWSFTSSAGKPEVKAGGMKPSASAPSSLPSAETSQRSLFDDNDVDDLFAPTNESSQKKPQRASLLFEDEDDEGKGTLFGVKPAVNTNPSAPPTKRPAAAPEPSTLLEKSEEPLDVGTEAEDMPSELEKPAAKSSEPPSSSPSPESSKSKKKPPGAVSLFGGIDVFATKQTKSLLDEVGDDDGVLSKDNPPQNVKKEDKARTNTVSLFDDEEGDETDWNEPMFTPNKPTARKILKSAEDQAKSTRVFQDEELLFSQTQQKDNDPDVDLFATSGKAASSKLSSVKPAAQSLFADDDDDDLFSSVKPQVPPLKITEKPSKPKGKVPVASPESVAEIQKPSPSPVKPKDSSSRIGKLHANLMINPAALLPGAVPSLPGAASGLPRTAPSSSSGVSSLSPSPATTPIGAPADHEGVSFDTPVQVTTLQSTQKTRAKVSAQRRPQSRAARQQAAQRSSMGKDVLDGDHPRPNPSLPGLDLHLPDKPHMADASPTILNSATSTASPTSPPPQPSFSEVIPRPSVLTLPESTNPGKKDSSKDSSNADEDDLFSSGSLFGDITVKNTPSPRQTTNVKQPQAGRDVGAVKEKNSSSSIFDDHSDLFQKVKPRASTKKSKNSPFLEEDDDDDDVDLFGVSNSSTPNSTNSKEFKNSSSFSNQDIFQDEIATVPKVNKKHKEKTLDSSLFDDNIDIFADLTDTFKPKQKSKTKGQTKSIFDDDMDDIFSSSTLKPVTKTPQKPAKMPPSQEASTAADTSNIFDDPLNALGGN; encoded by the exons ATGAGCAGGCTGCCAGATGGAATAGCAAACGGCCCAAGCACGGGTGAAAGATTAGAGAAAGATGCTCAGATTTGGGAGCGAGCCTGGACGGTTGAAGAGATGCGACAGAATAGCCACAACTGGTCCTTGGCTGCAGATTCAGGG ctcttcctcttcctccaggacTTCTCCCAGAGAATGCTGTCAAAGACCCATGAGATTGAAAAGCAGCTGGACAGTCTGATCCGTGACACCAAGGCCACTGACAGCTGCTTGCAGTCTGTCTTTAATGACTTTCTCATGCTTTCCAACACACAGTTTATAGAAAAT AGAGTGTATGATGAAGAGGTAGAAGAAACTATACCTAAAGCAGATGCATTAGAGAGGCAGACTGAACAG GAAAAGACTCGAGAGCAGAAAGAGGCAGAACTGATCCCTAAGATGCAGGAAGCCGTGAAATACGGCCTGAATGTGCTGGATTCAGCTTTTGAACATCTGGATATCAAAGCAGGAAATTCTGACTCAGAAGATGAGGAAGTCACTGGTAGAGTTGAAGCCATTCTGGAGCCCACG GACCTTTATGTGGACAGGCCACTTCCATATCTGATTGGTTCCAAGGCTTTCATGGAACAAGATGATGTTGGACTGGGTGATCTCTCAAGTGATG AAATGTCAGTTGACAATGACAGAGACAGTGTTATTGAGAGCGAAGACGGAAAAGATGCAGAT CATTCAGATGCCGAATTaattcaggaggaagaggaagacctTAATCATATTAAGAAG AAGTCATCCATCTTGAGTTAcgaagaagatgaagacgaggatgaagaTTCTGACATATTCGGGGAATCGGATGAGGATGACACAAAC AACACAGGCCCGTCATCTTTTGCTGCTGAACTTGCAGCCCGAATCAAAGGGGAACCGGTCAACAAACCAGAGGGAGATCGCGAAT CATTGACCtctaagaagaaaacaaaaggcaGGAAAGTGTCAAAGCCTGCAAAGCCGCAGG CTGAAGAGGATGACGATGACATTTTTAAACCACCAAAAatggatgatgatgttgatgatgataatgatatttCCCCATTTGGAGGGAAAAGTGGCCTTTTCAGTGGAGGGAGAGGCctgtttgatgatgatgatgag GGTGATCTTTTCTCTGAGGCACCAAAGTCTTTTGTGTCCGAGGAGCAAAAGGTGGACACTGAGagcttaaaaaacaaaactcaaactgCAG AATCTGACAAACCAGGAAAGAAGATTCCAGCTGGAGGCATAGCAATATTCCCAG ATAACCTGTTCAATTCTGGGAATGACTCCGATTCAACGGAGAGCAAAGATAACAGAACCCCAGCTGCCCCCAGACATGTTCCTTTGGGAGTTGGCATTGGTGCCAGTGGGCTGtttgatgaggatgaggatgatgactTTTTCTCTAATACAAATCTCAAAACATCTGATTCTT tgggACAGGAGAAACACAAACCTAAAACTCTTGACCTTTTCGACAAAGACGGTGAAGATGGTGATCTGTTTGGTAACAAGTTCAGCTCAACAGCTTATAGCCAGAAGGACACAGTGGAAGAAGATTCTAAGCATCCTgagaaaaag ATGCCAGCAGGAGCGATCTCTATGTTTGGTCCTGGAACTAAACACTTGCTCAGTGAGGGCCTGAAAAAACATCATTTGTCCACCAGCAAGGAGGCTGAGAAATCTGAGGAG AGTGATTCTGCTCCAGATGCAGGAAAGGCTGCAGTCAAGCAGACTCCGATATCCCAGACCAGTGGCCTCTTCTCCGATGATGAAGATACGCCC GGATTTCTAACCATCCCAAAGAGTCAGTCAAAACCTGAAGCTACAAGCCTGGGCAAACCCAGCAAGGCTCCTGTGTCCTTAtttgatgatgaggaagaagag GACCTGTTCGTGTCTGCAGCAAAATCTAAACCCAAACATAGCCAAGTAAAGGCCTCCACACCTCAACCCAGTaagaccttctccacctccctctTCAGTGACGACGAG GACCAGTGGAGTTTTACAAGCAGTGCAGGAAAGCCAGAGGTCAAGGCTGGAGGGATGAAGCCTAGTGCCAGTGCTCCTTCCAGTCTCCCCAGTGCCGAAACATCTCAGAGAAGCTTAtttgatgataatgatgttgACGACCTGTTTGCTCCGACAAACGAATCAAG TCAGAAAAAACCCCAGAGAGCTTCTCTCCTgtttgaagatgaggatgatgaagggaAAGGAACCCTCTTTGGCGTCAAACCTGCTGTCAACACAAACCCGTCAGCCCCACCTACTAAA AGACCTGCTGCAGCCCCTGAGCCATCCACTCTGTTAGAGAAATCAGAGGAGCCTTTAGATGTGGGGACAGAAGCGGAGGACATGCCATCAGAGCTGGAGAAGCCAGCAGCAAAGAGCTCCGAGCCACCCTCCTCATCGCCATCACCAGAGAGCAGCAAAAGTAAGAAAAAGCCTCCTGGAGCAGTCAGTCTTTTCGGAGGCATCGATGTTTTTGCTACCAAACAGACAAAGAGTTTGTTGGATGAAGTTGGCGATGATGACGGCGTCCTATCCAAGGACAACCCACCGCAGAATGTTAAGAAGGAAGACAAAGCAAGAACAAACACAGTTAGTTTATTTGATGACGAGGAGGGAGACGAGACCGATTGGAATGAACCCATGTTCACACCAAACAAACCCACAGCCAGAAAAATACTAAAG TCTGCAGAGGATCAAGCAAAGAGCACACGAGTGTTCCAGGATGAAGAGCTGCTGTTTAGTCAGACACAGCAGAAGGACAATGACCCAGATGTTGACCTCTTTGCCACTTCAGGGAAAGCTGCC AGCTCCAAGCTCAGCTCAGTGAAGCCAGCAGCACAAAGTCTGTTTGCAgacgacgatgacgatgacCTGTTCAGCTCCGTTAAGCCACAAGTTCCCCCTCTG AAAATAACAGAGAAGCCCAGTAAACCTAAGGGCAAAGTACCAGTAGCAAGTCCAGAATCTGTAGCGGAGATCCAG AAACCTTCACCAAGTCCAGTTAAACCCAAAGATTCCTCATCAAGGATTGGGAAACTTCAc GCCAACCTGATGATCAACCCTGCTGCTTTGCTCCCTGGTGCCGTCCCCAGTCTGCCAGGGGCTGCAAGCGGACTCCCCAGAACAGCCCCTAGTTCCTCCTCTGGGGTGTCCAGCTTGAGCCCCAGCCCTGCCACAACTCCAATAGGAGCCCCGGCAGACCATGAAGGAGTGAGTTTTGACACCCCCGTCCAGGTCACAACACTGCAGAGCACCCAGAAG ACTCGTGCCAAAGTTTCTGCACAACGGAGACCCCAGTCCAGAGCAGCCAGGCAGCAAGCAGCCCAAAGATCATCAATGGGTAAAGATGTGCTGGATGGAGATCATCCCAGGCCAAACCCCAGTCTGCCTGGTTTAGACTTACATTTACCAGACAAGCCTCACATGGCAGATGCCAGTCCAACAATACTTAACTCAGCTACATCCACAGCCTCGCCTACTTCCCCACCTCCTCAGCCGTCTTTCTCTGAAGTAATCCCCAGGCCCTCTGTGCTGACACTACCAGAATCAACAAACCCTGGAAAGAAAGACTCTAGTAAAGACAGCAGCAATGCTGATGAGGATGACCTTTTTAGCTCCGGCAGTCTATTTGGGGACATCACTGTCAAAAACACACCCTCCCCGAGACAAACTACTAATGTAAAACAACCTCAGGCCGGTAGGGATGTGGgagcagtgaaagaaaaaaattcatccTCCTCCATTTTTGATGACCACAGTGACCTTTTCCAAAAGGTCAAGCCAAGGGCATCCACTAAGAAATCTAAGAACTCACCATTTttggaagaagatgatgatgatgatgatgtggacCTCTTTGGAGTGAGCAACAGTTCCACCCCCAACTCCACAAAcagcaaagaatttaaaaacagCTCTAGTTTTTCAAACCAGGACATCTTTCAg GATGAAATAGCCACTGTGCCTAAAGTTAACAAGAAGCACAAAGAGAAGACCCTTGATTCCAGCTTGTTTGATGACAACATAGACATTTTTGCTGACCTGACAGACACGTTTAAACCAAAACAGAAGTCAAAGACAAAGGGACAGACTAAGTCGAtatttgatgatgacatgg ATGACATCTTCTCATCAAGCACATTAAAACCAGTAACAAAGACTCCCCAAAAACCAGCGAAAATGCCTCCGTCTCAAGAAGCCTCGACAGCAGCAGATACAAGCAACATATTTGATGATCCTCTTAATGCTCTTGGTGGGAACTGA